The Toxorhynchites rutilus septentrionalis strain SRP chromosome 3, ASM2978413v1, whole genome shotgun sequence genome includes a region encoding these proteins:
- the LOC129772965 gene encoding uncharacterized protein LOC129772965 yields the protein MKPLPEHAICVILLAIISFRSAVSVTTSFATQNPNGTDHPNGVRNNRDKRSIFFPYNSCAGILIAIAIPLGIPDRNIFVSYNFEANYNSPQEPSVFTEGLFNIIRGVALPLTAPVLQIHRALDESPAVVADSTEPPTVDDNLPASTKIRRNLPETVLKRTPSFTRKKVYRGIVEQLERNGFSGKRCLLRAICEAADTQLYENNGVLGDLVHIILSPSASTDEHLPAEFSRAEKLGHDQNCHKYRKHCRESVLDLISFMM from the exons ATGAAGCCATTACCCGAACATGCCATCTGTGTAATATTGCTCGCGATTATTTCGTTCCGTAGTGCGGTCTCAGTGACGACGAGTTTTGCCACTCAGAATCCTAATGGAACCGATCATCCGAATGGAGTGCGGAATAATCGAGACAAACGGTCAATTTTCTTCCCGTACAACAGCTGCGCGGGG ATTCTCATAGCAATCGCCATTCCGTTAGGAATTCCGGACCGCAATATATTCGTGTCGTACAACTTCGAAGCGAATTACAATAGCCCGCAGGAGCCTAGCGTGTTTACCGAGGGGCTTTTCAATATC ATCCGAGGCGTGGCCCTTCCGCTGACTGCCCCAGTACTACAGATACATCGAGCGCTGGATGAAAGTCCCGCGGTGGTTGCTGACTCCACGGAGCCCCCGACTGTCGACGACAATCTACCAGCTTCCACGAAAATTCGGCGGAACTTACCCGAAACTGTCCTCAAAAGGACGCCAAGCTTCACTCGTAAGAAAGTTTACCGTGGTATTGTGGAGCAGTTGGAAAG AAACGGCTTCAGTGGAAAGAGATGTTTATTGCGAGCCATCTGCGAAGCGGCCGATACTCAACTGTATGAAAACAACGGGGTGCTGGGAGATCTGGTTCACATCATTCTAAG TCCATCAGCTTCTACCGACGAGCACTTGCCTGCGGAGTTTTCGAGGGCGGAGAAATTAGGACACGACCAAAACTGTCACAAATATCGGAAGCACTGTAGAGAAAGTGTTCTAGATTTGATAAGTTTCATGATGTAA